From the Martelella mediterranea DSM 17316 genome, one window contains:
- the pstA gene encoding phosphate ABC transporter permease PstA, which yields MTTTTDQTTMNPEVIALGDPNLSFSFAERRTMMNFIQTLILWILAGIAAIPLISVLYMLISRGGARISMSILTELPPAPFEQGGGIGNAIVGTLVMVAIASVISIPIGVLGGVYTGLINPNSRFSATVRFVGKVLTGFPSILSGVFVYAWLVIVMKTYSAVAGGLSLAILMLPTILLTSEQAFRMVPQRMKDAAYGMGCNATQVATRIVLPTALPGVMTGVMLAVAGASGESAPLLFTALFSNYWIGSFTEPTASLSILIYNFSAMPYENQIELAWTASLVLVLIVLVFNILSRSFGTRRV from the coding sequence ATGACCACGACGACCGATCAGACAACGATGAATCCCGAGGTGATTGCCCTCGGCGATCCCAATCTGAGCTTCTCCTTCGCCGAACGGCGCACGATGATGAACTTCATCCAGACCCTTATCCTCTGGATCCTTGCCGGCATCGCGGCGATCCCGCTGATCTCGGTGCTCTACATGCTGATCAGCCGCGGCGGCGCGCGCATCAGCATGTCCATCCTCACCGAACTGCCGCCGGCTCCCTTCGAACAGGGCGGCGGCATCGGCAACGCGATCGTCGGCACGCTTGTCATGGTTGCGATTGCATCGGTGATCTCGATTCCGATCGGCGTTCTCGGCGGCGTCTATACCGGCCTGATCAACCCGAACAGCCGCTTCTCGGCGACCGTCCGGTTCGTGGGGAAGGTGCTGACCGGGTTTCCGTCGATCCTCTCCGGGGTTTTCGTCTACGCTTGGCTCGTCATCGTCATGAAGACCTATTCGGCGGTCGCCGGCGGGCTTTCGCTGGCGATCCTGATGCTGCCGACCATCCTGTTGACCTCCGAGCAGGCCTTCCGGATGGTGCCGCAGCGCATGAAGGACGCGGCCTATGGCATGGGCTGTAATGCCACACAGGTCGCCACCAGAATTGTTTTGCCGACGGCGCTTCCCGGTGTTATGACCGGTGTCATGCTGGCGGTTGCGGGCGCGTCCGGAGAATCGGCCCCGCTGCTGTTTACAGCGCTGTTTTCGAATTATTGGATCGGAAGCTTCACGGAGCCCACAGCGTCATTGTCGATCTTGATCTACAATTTCTCGGCAATGCCTTATGAAAACCAGATTGAACTCGCATGGACCGCATCGCTTGTGCTTGTGCTCATCGTGCTTGTCTTCAACATCCTCAGCCGCTCCTTCGGCACGCGCCGCGTTTAG
- the pstB gene encoding phosphate ABC transporter ATP-binding protein PstB produces MSATLEMNTAQTADVSPEVAIGARIEKIFYGDFLAVRDSDVDIEKGKITGFIGPSGCGKSTVLRSLNRMNDLIPSFSLEGHVHFLGQDVYGKNVDPVVVRRHIGMVFQQPNPFSMSIFENVAFGLRLNGFKGDINGRVEKALRRAALWNEVKDKLKQNGLSLSGGQQQRLCIARAIATEPTVLLMDEPCSALDPIATRQIEELMLELKNDYTVAIVTHNMQQAIRVADKTAFFSVDMSQGGRTGFLVEVGATKQIFENPKQQLTKEYLSGEFS; encoded by the coding sequence ATGTCCGCCACACTGGAAATGAATACCGCCCAAACCGCCGATGTCAGCCCCGAAGTCGCGATCGGCGCGCGGATCGAGAAGATTTTCTACGGCGATTTCCTCGCCGTGCGCGATTCCGATGTCGACATCGAAAAGGGCAAGATCACCGGCTTCATCGGCCCGTCGGGCTGCGGCAAATCGACAGTGTTGCGCTCGCTGAACCGCATGAACGACCTGATCCCCTCCTTCAGCCTTGAAGGTCACGTCCACTTCCTCGGGCAGGATGTCTACGGCAAGAATGTCGATCCGGTCGTCGTGCGCCGCCATATCGGCATGGTATTCCAGCAGCCCAACCCGTTCTCGATGAGCATTTTCGAAAACGTTGCATTCGGCCTGCGCCTCAACGGCTTCAAGGGCGATATCAACGGTCGCGTCGAAAAGGCGCTGCGCCGCGCGGCTCTCTGGAACGAGGTCAAGGACAAGCTGAAGCAGAACGGGTTGTCGCTTTCGGGCGGCCAGCAGCAGCGCCTGTGCATCGCCCGCGCGATCGCCACCGAGCCGACCGTGCTTTTGATGGACGAGCCCTGCTCCGCGCTGGACCCGATCGCCACGCGCCAGATCGAAGAACTGATGCTGGAGCTCAAGAACGACTACACGGTCGCGATCGTGACCCACAACATGCAGCAGGCGATCCGCGTTGCCGACAAGACCGCCTTCTTCTCGGTCGACATGTCGCAGGGCGGCCGCACCGGCTTCCTGGTCGAGGTCGGCGCGACCAAGCAGATCTTCGAAAACCCGAAGCAGCAGCTGACCAAGGAATATCTCTCCGGCGAGTTCAGCTGA
- a CDS encoding DNA polymerase III subunit chi, with the protein MAEILFYHLTESLRDAALPPLVEKSLERGWRVAIQATSEAERDRLDEVLWTFRADSFIPHGRDDEPDTERQPVLLTIAETNPGKADIRFFIEGAPVSGVEDYQRVVVMFDGHDVDELTAARAEWKRLRQSEHSLTYWQQGEGGRWQKKA; encoded by the coding sequence ATGGCGGAGATCCTGTTCTATCATCTGACGGAATCGCTGCGCGACGCGGCCCTGCCGCCGCTTGTCGAAAAAAGCCTGGAGCGCGGCTGGCGGGTCGCGATACAGGCAACGAGCGAGGCGGAGCGCGACCGGCTGGACGAGGTGCTGTGGACCTTCCGCGCCGACAGTTTCATCCCCCACGGACGGGATGACGAGCCGGATACGGAGCGCCAGCCCGTGCTCCTGACGATCGCGGAAACCAATCCCGGCAAGGCCGATATCCGCTTCTTCATCGAGGGCGCGCCGGTCTCGGGCGTCGAGGACTATCAGCGCGTCGTAGTGATGTTCGATGGTCACGATGTCGACGAACTGACCGCGGCGCGTGCGGAGTGGAAGCGGCTGAGGCAAAGTGAGCATAGCCTCACCTACTGGCAGCAGGGCGAGGGCGGTCGCTGGCAGAAAAAGGCGTGA
- a CDS encoding leucyl aminopeptidase produces the protein MKFSISFVDKAESAGNTAIVLASAGHVPAGLQAVGMGETLYEKASATAGFKAKLCSTLDLLAPAESAAARIVLIGLGERDALSANAWLRAGGKAAAVAGKAKKLVVYPDSAATASELADFALGMILGGYSFDRFKTTGKDDEADESGREIPVEIVTGDVTAANTAFADRQAVGEGVVLARELVNLPANILGPREFADKAEALSALGAKVEILDRDKMEELGMGALLGVAQGSVRPPYLAVIQWNGGGNDERPIAFVGKGVVFDTGGISIKPAASMEDMKGDMGGAAAVIGVMHTLAARKAKVNVVGILGLVENMPDGNAQRPGDIVTSMSGQTIEVINTDAEGRLVLADALWYCKERFKPRFMIDLATLTGAVMVALGAHRAGLFSNDDGLSKELSDAAERTQENLWRLPLGDEYDKMIDSRFADMRNTGGSRYAGSITAAQFLKRFVGETPWAHLDIAGTAMGAPKSEINGGWASGFGVRLLDELVRAHYEARD, from the coding sequence ATGAAGTTCTCGATTTCCTTTGTCGACAAGGCCGAAAGCGCCGGAAACACCGCGATTGTCCTGGCGAGCGCCGGTCATGTTCCGGCGGGCCTTCAGGCGGTCGGGATGGGCGAGACGCTTTATGAGAAGGCCTCGGCCACCGCCGGCTTCAAGGCGAAATTGTGTTCGACGCTCGATCTGCTCGCGCCTGCCGAAAGCGCTGCGGCGCGGATCGTGCTGATCGGGCTCGGCGAGCGCGACGCGCTTTCGGCCAATGCCTGGCTCAGGGCCGGCGGCAAGGCCGCCGCTGTTGCCGGCAAGGCCAAGAAACTGGTGGTCTATCCGGACAGCGCCGCAACCGCGTCCGAGCTTGCGGACTTCGCGCTCGGCATGATTCTCGGCGGCTATTCCTTCGATCGGTTCAAGACCACGGGCAAGGACGATGAGGCGGATGAGAGCGGACGCGAGATCCCGGTCGAGATCGTCACCGGCGATGTCACCGCCGCCAATACTGCTTTCGCGGATCGACAGGCGGTGGGCGAGGGCGTGGTGCTGGCGCGCGAACTGGTGAACCTGCCCGCCAATATTCTCGGCCCGCGCGAATTCGCCGACAAGGCCGAGGCGCTTTCGGCGCTCGGTGCCAAGGTCGAGATTCTCGATCGCGACAAGATGGAAGAGCTCGGCATGGGCGCGCTGCTCGGCGTCGCCCAGGGTTCCGTCCGTCCGCCCTATCTCGCCGTCATCCAGTGGAACGGCGGCGGCAATGACGAGCGCCCGATCGCCTTTGTCGGCAAGGGCGTGGTGTTCGACACTGGCGGCATCTCGATCAAGCCTGCGGCCTCGATGGAGGACATGAAGGGCGATATGGGTGGTGCTGCCGCCGTGATCGGCGTGATGCACACGCTTGCCGCGCGCAAGGCCAAGGTCAATGTCGTCGGCATTCTCGGCCTTGTCGAGAACATGCCGGACGGCAATGCCCAGCGTCCGGGCGATATCGTGACGTCGATGTCCGGCCAGACGATCGAGGTGATCAACACCGACGCCGAGGGCCGGCTGGTTCTCGCCGATGCGCTCTGGTATTGCAAGGAGCGCTTCAAGCCGCGCTTCATGATCGATCTTGCAACGCTGACCGGGGCGGTCATGGTGGCACTCGGCGCGCACCGCGCCGGCCTGTTTTCAAATGATGACGGCCTCTCAAAGGAGCTTTCCGACGCCGCCGAACGCACCCAGGAAAACCTGTGGCGCCTGCCGCTCGGCGACGAGTATGACAAGATGATCGACAGCCGCTTTGCCGATATGCGCAATACCGGCGGCTCGCGCTATGCCGGCTCGATCACTGCCGCGCAGTTCCTGAAGCGTTTCGTGGGCGAGACGCCCTGGGCGCATCTCGATATCGCGGGCACTGCCATGGGCGCGCCGAAGAGCGAGATCAATGGCGGCTGGGCCTCCGGGTTCGGCGTCAGGCTTCTGGACGAACTGGTGCGCGCCCATTACGAGGCACGTGACTGA
- a CDS encoding phosphatase PAP2 family protein, producing the protein MRPLKAAFILLLALWCFLLVVFYLFPGIDLAASRAFFHQAACSADAPAGSICGSFPISGDAVLGLLREAIFYLPIILGLTLIYRLIIVWSHHGATYNKALASRLLAGLVALIIGPGLLVNSVLKEISHRPRPRNTDLFGGDLTFVPAGDFSGACQSNCSFVSGEAAGAGWLFCYAIFLVPERFRILLMPPLIALSLASPAMRLAYGGHYLSDIILGWLASLVIFTGCLYIFTRKEHVSPLRETT; encoded by the coding sequence ATGCGACCACTGAAAGCCGCGTTCATTCTGCTTTTGGCGCTGTGGTGTTTCCTGCTCGTGGTTTTCTACCTCTTTCCCGGCATCGATCTCGCGGCCTCCAGGGCTTTCTTTCATCAGGCCGCCTGCTCTGCGGACGCGCCCGCCGGCAGCATCTGCGGCAGCTTTCCGATTTCCGGCGATGCCGTGCTCGGCCTGCTGCGCGAAGCGATCTTCTACCTGCCGATCATTCTCGGTCTTACCCTGATCTATCGCCTGATCATCGTCTGGTCCCATCACGGCGCGACTTATAACAAGGCGCTCGCCAGCAGGCTCCTGGCCGGGCTCGTCGCGCTGATCATCGGCCCGGGCCTGCTGGTCAACAGCGTGCTGAAGGAGATTTCCCACCGGCCGAGGCCGCGCAACACCGATCTTTTCGGCGGCGATCTGACCTTCGTTCCGGCCGGCGATTTTTCCGGCGCATGCCAGTCGAACTGCTCCTTCGTTTCCGGCGAGGCCGCGGGCGCCGGCTGGCTGTTCTGCTATGCCATCTTCCTGGTGCCGGAGCGCTTCCGGATCCTGCTGATGCCGCCGCTGATCGCACTTTCGCTGGCCTCGCCGGCGATGCGGCTGGCCTATGGCGGCCATTATCTTTCGGATATCATACTCGGATGGCTTGCATCGCTGGTGATTTTCACCGGATGTCTTTACATTTTCACCAGAAAGGAGCACGTCAGCCCGCTTCGCGAAACGACCTGA
- a CDS encoding LptF/LptG family permease, translating to MKILERYILARVVRMFLATLLPVLAVLWLTQVLGRINLVTDSGQSIVSFLTLATLILPTVIPTVLPFGIVLGTAQTLTSMNNDSELAVIDGAGAGRSIIYRPILAFAVVLCAFSFVLDNYIEPRSRAEARSLIASVYADLLSSVIEEKTFREVEDGLYIQISERLSGRVLKGLFVADYREPNNSYIYYAKEGAVDESGSQLIMRDGQVQRENQDGDVSIVQFDSYSFDLSELTSDKSQTRRRATDRGLAYLLNPPQDDPDYLGNPGSYRAELTRRLTDWTLPFIYAVFTIVIVGDARSHRERRVPPMASAFGLTLLLRLLSHFSSNQAENDPFFVYVCYAIIFVSLAIGLYLLLRPRRARRKTGPLGRMMAALFRLPRRADGGGAA from the coding sequence ATGAAGATACTGGAACGCTACATATTGGCGCGGGTTGTGCGCATGTTCCTGGCGACATTGTTGCCGGTGCTGGCGGTGCTGTGGCTGACGCAGGTGCTCGGGCGCATCAATCTGGTGACCGACAGCGGCCAGTCGATCGTTTCGTTCCTGACGCTGGCGACGCTGATTCTCCCGACCGTGATTCCGACCGTCCTGCCCTTCGGCATCGTGCTCGGCACGGCACAGACGTTGACGTCGATGAACAATGATTCGGAGCTCGCGGTGATCGACGGCGCAGGCGCCGGACGCTCCATCATCTACCGGCCAATTCTAGCGTTCGCCGTGGTGCTCTGCGCGTTCTCCTTCGTGCTCGACAATTATATCGAGCCGCGCTCGCGCGCCGAGGCCCGCAGCCTGATCGCCTCCGTCTACGCCGATCTTCTCTCCTCCGTGATCGAGGAAAAGACCTTCCGCGAGGTCGAGGACGGGCTTTACATCCAGATTTCCGAGCGCCTGTCCGGCCGGGTGCTGAAGGGGCTTTTCGTCGCCGATTACCGCGAGCCGAACAACTCATACATCTATTACGCTAAGGAAGGCGCGGTTGATGAAAGCGGCAGCCAGCTGATTATGCGCGACGGCCAAGTGCAGCGCGAAAATCAGGACGGCGACGTTTCCATCGTTCAGTTCGACTCCTACAGTTTCGACCTTTCCGAACTCACCAGCGACAAGAGCCAGACCCGCAGGCGCGCGACCGACCGGGGCCTCGCCTATCTGCTGAACCCGCCGCAGGACGACCCCGATTACCTCGGCAATCCCGGCTCCTATCGCGCCGAACTCACCCGCCGGCTAACCGACTGGACCCTGCCCTTCATCTACGCCGTGTTCACCATCGTGATCGTCGGCGATGCCCGCTCCCACCGCGAGCGGCGCGTGCCGCCGATGGCAAGCGCGTTCGGGCTGACGCTGCTGCTCAGGCTGCTCTCCCACTTCAGCTCCAATCAGGCCGAAAACGATCCGTTCTTCGTCTATGTCTGCTATGCGATCATCTTTGTGTCGCTGGCTATCGGGCTCTATCTCCTGCTGCGGCCGCGCCGGGCGCGGCGAAAGACCGGGCCGCTCGGCCGGATGATGGCCGCGCTGTTCCGTCTGCCGCGCAGGGCCGATGGCGGAGGTGCGGCATGA
- the lptG gene encoding LPS export ABC transporter permease LptG: protein MIFSVLGRYFFVRYVITVLWFLFGVVSIIYLIDFSEVVGNISEEAGQNLVDALLITALRLPYILQQTIPFIALFSAMVALIALNRRHELVVARAAGISVWQFIMPFVVGAALLGAASVLALNPLASWSQKRALGLEAVGGKQDQVVPWLRQITDGQDTIIGGRGIAENGTELLDAVVIYFDDQGGIAKRQDATRAVLSDGSWTLHDVTQTEAGELSTHMDEVQVKTNLEEDFVQQHLVQPDLVSFFALPRQITLARQFGTSTSALETQYNYLLSLPLLLVAMTLIAATVCLKFSRFAQSPTVILGGILSGFLLYVTSVLVKAFGSSGILSPLLAAWIPVVVAMALGLTILLHQEDG, encoded by the coding sequence ATGATTTTCTCCGTGCTCGGCCGCTACTTCTTCGTCCGCTACGTGATCACCGTCTTGTGGTTCCTGTTCGGCGTGGTGTCGATCATCTACCTGATCGATTTCAGCGAGGTGGTCGGCAATATTTCCGAGGAAGCCGGACAGAACCTGGTCGACGCCCTGCTGATCACCGCGCTGCGCCTGCCCTATATCCTGCAGCAGACCATACCCTTCATCGCGCTGTTTTCGGCGATGGTGGCGCTGATCGCGCTCAACCGCCGCCACGAACTCGTGGTCGCCCGCGCTGCGGGAATCTCGGTGTGGCAGTTCATCATGCCGTTCGTAGTCGGCGCGGCCCTGCTCGGCGCGGCAAGCGTGCTGGCGCTCAATCCGCTTGCCTCATGGAGCCAGAAACGGGCCCTCGGGCTCGAGGCCGTCGGCGGCAAGCAGGATCAGGTTGTGCCGTGGCTCAGACAGATCACCGACGGTCAGGACACGATCATCGGCGGCCGCGGCATTGCAGAAAACGGGACCGAACTGCTCGATGCGGTCGTCATCTATTTCGACGACCAAGGGGGAATCGCCAAGCGTCAGGATGCAACGCGCGCCGTGTTGAGCGATGGCTCGTGGACGCTGCACGATGTGACACAGACCGAGGCGGGCGAATTATCCACACATATGGACGAGGTTCAGGTGAAGACCAATCTGGAGGAGGATTTCGTCCAGCAGCACCTCGTCCAGCCCGATCTCGTAAGCTTCTTCGCCTTGCCGCGACAGATTACCCTGGCGCGCCAGTTCGGAACTTCGACAAGCGCCTTGGAAACCCAGTACAACTATCTGCTTTCCCTGCCATTATTGCTGGTCGCGATGACTTTGATCGCCGCGACGGTCTGCCTGAAGTTTTCGCGCTTCGCGCAGTCGCCCACTGTTATTTTGGGTGGCATCCTGTCCGGGTTTCTGCTTTATGTGACGAGTGTTCTTGTAAAGGCGTTCGGCAGCAGCGGAATCCTGTCCCCGCTTCTGGCAGCCTGGATTCCGGTTGTCGTAGCGATGGCATTGGGTTTGACGATATTGCTGCATCAGGAGGATGGTTAG